A genomic segment from Amycolatopsis camponoti encodes:
- a CDS encoding NAD(+)/NADH kinase gives MSLAPRVVLVHRRTELAELLARHGTRGQAEFFLRTRGRDLAEVTEADAAVRAALAAASAAIPLDWRRGEVERADLDRFLFTPEDVVVVVGQDGLIANVAKYLDGQPVIGVTPGAPGVLVKHPPAAVADLIRSTQDVEHRTMAELTADDGQRLLALNEIYLGHAGHQTARYRLGVGGGPAERQASSGILVGTGTGATGWCGSVWRERGSGLRLPAPGEARLVWFVREAWPSPTTGTTCTEGDLTSTPLTVEVESDRLVAFGDGLEADKVALTRGQTATFVPAAKTVHLVR, from the coding sequence GTGAGCCTCGCCCCGCGCGTCGTGCTGGTGCACCGGCGCACCGAGCTGGCCGAGCTGCTCGCCCGGCACGGCACGCGTGGTCAGGCGGAGTTCTTCCTGCGCACGCGCGGCCGTGATCTGGCCGAGGTGACCGAGGCGGACGCGGCCGTGCGCGCGGCGCTCGCCGCCGCGTCGGCGGCGATCCCGCTCGACTGGCGCCGCGGCGAGGTCGAGCGGGCCGACCTCGACCGGTTCCTCTTCACCCCGGAGGACGTCGTCGTCGTGGTCGGCCAGGACGGGCTGATCGCCAACGTCGCCAAGTACCTCGACGGCCAGCCGGTGATCGGCGTGACGCCCGGCGCGCCCGGTGTGCTCGTCAAGCACCCGCCGGCCGCCGTCGCGGACCTCATCCGGTCCACTCAGGACGTCGAGCACCGCACGATGGCCGAGCTGACCGCCGACGACGGCCAGCGCCTGCTCGCGCTCAACGAGATCTACCTGGGCCACGCCGGGCACCAGACGGCCCGCTACCGGCTGGGGGTCGGTGGCGGGCCGGCGGAACGCCAGGCGTCCTCGGGGATCCTCGTCGGGACGGGCACCGGGGCGACCGGCTGGTGCGGGTCGGTGTGGCGGGAGCGCGGGAGCGGGCTGCGGCTGCCCGCGCCCGGCGAGGCCCGGCTGGTCTGGTTCGTCCGCGAGGCGTGGCCGTCGCCGACGACCGGAACCACGTGCACCGAAGGGGATCTGACGTCGACGCCCCTCACCGTCGAGGTCGAGTCCGACCGCTTGGTCGCGTTCGGGGACGGTCTCGAAGCCGACAAGGTCGCGCTCACCCGCGGCCAGACGGCGACGTTCGTCCCGGCTGCGAAGACTGTCCACTTGGTCCGGTGA
- a CDS encoding TetR family transcriptional regulator, with the protein MTDDTRARILRAALEEFSERGFHATSVRELAERVGITKTAVLYHFPGKADIVTALAEPLLGDLEAAMAKAAVAVDARAAAIEGLLDVWLAHRYLLRMNLRDLGLTASKTVFERFRDGMLKANHLVAGPDADLAGRVRAAQAIAMLSDPVVLFADAPVDELRAAVLDGVDRLYAVAEPEGRPRGRRGRPPVMSPETVEAARRLYDAGRSPADIATALGVSRATIYRHLPGAE; encoded by the coding sequence ATGACCGACGACACCCGCGCCCGGATCCTGCGCGCCGCGCTCGAGGAGTTCTCGGAACGCGGCTTCCACGCGACGTCGGTCCGTGAGCTGGCCGAGCGCGTCGGCATCACCAAGACCGCGGTGCTGTACCACTTCCCGGGCAAGGCGGACATCGTGACGGCGCTCGCCGAACCGCTCCTGGGCGACCTCGAAGCGGCGATGGCGAAGGCCGCGGTCGCCGTCGACGCGCGCGCGGCGGCGATCGAAGGCCTCCTCGACGTGTGGCTCGCCCATCGCTACCTGCTCCGGATGAACCTGCGCGACCTCGGACTGACCGCGTCGAAGACGGTGTTCGAGCGCTTCCGCGACGGCATGCTGAAGGCGAACCACCTGGTGGCGGGCCCGGACGCGGACCTGGCCGGCCGGGTCCGGGCGGCGCAGGCGATCGCCATGCTCAGCGACCCGGTGGTGCTGTTCGCCGACGCCCCGGTGGACGAGCTGCGCGCCGCCGTCCTCGACGGCGTCGACCGGCTGTACGCGGTCGCCGAGCCGGAAGGCCGTCCCCGTGGCCGACGCGGACGGCCGCCGGTGATGAGCCCGGAGACGGTCGAAGCGGCCCGGCGCCTCTACGACGCGGGCCGCTCGCCGGCCGACATCGCGACGGCGCTCGGCGTCTCCCGCGCGACGATCTATCGGCACCTCCCCGGCGCCGAATAA
- a CDS encoding NUDIX hydrolase, translating into MGHPPFAVTVDLVVLTLTGDELCALVVRRGVSPHLGEWALPGGFVRADEDLSDAARRELAEETGLAPGTVHIEQLAGYGAPDRDPRMRVVTVAYLALAPDLPTPRAGTDAAEARWAPVRSLAGEHLAFDHDRILADGLERARAKLEYSPLATAFCPPEFTVAELRRVYELVWDTRLDPRNFHRKVTGAEGLLEPTGRTTTRDGGRPAQLYRRGKAEVLYPPMLRA; encoded by the coding sequence ATGGGTCACCCGCCGTTCGCCGTCACCGTCGACCTGGTCGTGCTCACCCTGACCGGGGACGAGCTGTGCGCCCTGGTGGTGCGCCGGGGGGTTTCGCCTCATCTGGGCGAGTGGGCGTTGCCGGGCGGGTTCGTCCGCGCGGACGAAGATCTGTCGGACGCGGCGCGCCGCGAGCTGGCGGAGGAGACGGGACTGGCGCCGGGGACCGTCCACATCGAACAGCTGGCGGGGTACGGCGCCCCGGACCGCGACCCGCGGATGCGCGTGGTGACGGTGGCGTACCTCGCGCTGGCCCCGGACCTGCCGACCCCACGCGCGGGCACGGACGCGGCGGAGGCCCGGTGGGCCCCGGTGCGATCGCTGGCGGGCGAGCACCTGGCGTTCGACCACGACCGGATCCTCGCCGACGGGTTGGAGCGGGCCAGGGCGAAACTCGAGTACTCACCACTGGCGACGGCGTTCTGCCCGCCGGAGTTCACGGTCGCCGAGCTGCGGCGGGTGTACGAGCTGGTGTGGGACACCCGGCTCGACCCGCGCAACTTCCACCGGAAGGTGACGGGAGCGGAGGGGTTGCTGGAGCCGACCGGCCGCACGACGACGCGGGACGGCGGCCGGCCGGCGCAGCTCTATCGGCGGGGGAAGGCGGAAGTGCTGTACCCGCCGATGCTGCGAGCTTGA
- a CDS encoding DUF6403 family protein: protein MTWVVWVLAAVVIVVAGFAAVAVPRWRERDVRRRTAWSAARAAIDTAAVSRDAAAGPQPEAEELLTRAETIAAAHGGERAARTAEDHARRADALWRAAARG from the coding sequence ATGACGTGGGTGGTGTGGGTGCTCGCCGCGGTGGTGATCGTCGTCGCCGGGTTCGCGGCGGTCGCCGTGCCCCGGTGGCGGGAGCGGGACGTGCGCCGCCGGACCGCCTGGTCGGCCGCGCGGGCGGCGATCGACACCGCCGCGGTGAGCCGGGACGCCGCGGCCGGTCCCCAGCCGGAAGCCGAGGAGCTGCTGACCCGGGCCGAGACCATCGCGGCCGCGCACGGTGGCGAGCGCGCGGCCCGGACCGCCGAGGACCACGCGCGCCGCGCCGACGCGCTCTGGCGGGCGGCCGCCCGTGGTTGA
- a CDS encoding FAD-dependent monooxygenase, translating into MTEQTVLISGAGVAGPTLAYWLARAGFRPTVVERAAGLRSSGSPVDVRGPAARVADRMGITARLREAGTAVTSLKFVDDAGRRTGRVAMGGDGGIELPRTDLAAILYEAARADTEFVFHDSITGLHQDDGGVDVTFESGAPRRFDLVIGADGLHSNVRRLAFGAEDAFVEHMGVYIATLPLAEPPADRTELVMYNSPGRAVAVHPSRGRGIAAFMFRGDAVPGFDHRDSALHKRMLASAYAGAGWRVPELLERVAEADDLYLDSVSRVRMAGWASGRIALAGDAASCVSLFGDGSTLAMAGAYTLAEELGRTPGDAASAFHRYESEHRKLVEPKQRNVSTAAALLIPATRRGLAARNFGTRLLPLVTAARRLVTARAA; encoded by the coding sequence ATGACCGAGCAGACCGTACTGATCTCCGGCGCGGGCGTCGCCGGGCCGACGCTGGCGTACTGGCTGGCCCGCGCGGGCTTCCGGCCGACCGTGGTCGAACGCGCCGCCGGGCTGCGCTCGAGCGGCAGCCCGGTCGACGTCCGCGGCCCGGCCGCGCGGGTCGCCGACCGGATGGGCATCACCGCGCGGCTGCGCGAAGCCGGCACCGCCGTCACGTCGTTGAAGTTCGTCGACGACGCGGGCCGCCGGACCGGGCGCGTCGCGATGGGCGGCGACGGCGGCATCGAGCTGCCGCGCACGGACCTCGCGGCGATCCTGTACGAGGCGGCCCGCGCGGACACCGAGTTCGTCTTCCACGACTCGATCACCGGGCTCCACCAGGACGACGGCGGCGTCGACGTGACGTTCGAGAGCGGCGCCCCGCGGCGCTTCGACCTGGTGATCGGCGCGGACGGCCTCCACTCGAACGTGCGGCGGCTGGCGTTCGGGGCGGAGGACGCGTTCGTCGAGCACATGGGCGTCTACATCGCGACACTGCCGCTGGCCGAGCCGCCGGCGGACCGCACGGAGCTGGTGATGTACAACTCGCCGGGCCGGGCGGTGGCGGTGCACCCGTCGCGCGGCCGTGGAATCGCGGCGTTCATGTTCCGCGGCGACGCCGTCCCGGGGTTCGACCACCGGGATTCGGCGCTGCACAAGCGCATGCTCGCTTCGGCGTACGCGGGAGCCGGCTGGCGGGTGCCGGAGCTGCTGGAGCGCGTCGCGGAGGCGGACGACCTGTACCTGGACTCGGTGAGCCGGGTGCGGATGGCCGGCTGGGCATCGGGCCGGATCGCGCTGGCCGGCGACGCGGCGTCCTGCGTGTCCCTGTTCGGCGACGGCTCGACGCTGGCCATGGCCGGCGCGTACACCCTGGCCGAAGAGCTGGGCCGGACACCGGGAGACGCGGCATCGGCGTTCCACCGGTACGAGAGCGAGCACCGAAAGCTGGTGGAACCCAAGCAACGCAACGTCTCCACGGCGGCGGCCCTGCTGATCCCGGCAACCCGGCGAGGGCTGGCGGCCCGCAATTTCGGCACGCGGCTGCTGCCGCTGGTGACCGCCGCACGACGGCTGGTGACCGCCCGAGCCGCCTGA
- a CDS encoding SPFH domain-containing protein: MADIDRRFGFRHLRGAPTVHIRHYRRGKLAHDGVGLSFWYRPLTAVVSEVPVDDRELPLLFHARTADFQDVTVQLALTFRIEDPALAAQRIDFSIDPDTGRWRSDPLAQISGLLTENVQQYAVEVLTRTPLETALADGVRAVRDRIRAGLAEEDTRLAQTGSAVVDVRVVAIRAEPEVEKALQTTAREKVQQEADRATFERRALAVERERAIGENELQNQIELARREEQLVTQRGANARRQAEEAAAASRIETEAQASRRERLTLVEADGKRALGEAEAAGEAARLAAYRDLPEGVLTGLALKELAGNLPKIDSLVLTPDLLTPLLTKLGVRS, encoded by the coding sequence ATGGCCGACATCGACCGCCGCTTCGGGTTCCGGCACCTGCGCGGCGCACCCACCGTGCACATCCGCCACTACCGCCGCGGCAAGCTCGCGCACGACGGCGTCGGGCTGTCGTTCTGGTACCGGCCGCTCACCGCGGTCGTCTCGGAGGTCCCGGTCGACGACCGCGAGCTGCCGCTGCTGTTCCACGCCCGCACGGCCGACTTCCAGGACGTCACCGTGCAGCTCGCGCTGACCTTCCGGATCGAGGACCCGGCGCTGGCCGCGCAGCGGATCGACTTTTCGATCGACCCGGACACCGGGCGCTGGAGAAGCGATCCCCTCGCCCAGATCAGCGGGCTGCTGACCGAGAACGTCCAGCAGTACGCCGTCGAGGTGCTGACCCGCACTCCGCTGGAGACCGCGCTGGCCGACGGCGTCCGGGCGGTCCGCGACCGGATCCGCGCCGGGCTCGCCGAGGAGGACACCCGGCTCGCGCAGACCGGTTCGGCCGTCGTCGACGTCCGCGTCGTCGCCATCCGCGCCGAGCCGGAGGTCGAGAAGGCCCTGCAGACGACCGCGCGGGAGAAGGTCCAGCAGGAGGCCGACCGGGCGACCTTCGAACGGCGCGCGCTGGCCGTCGAACGCGAACGCGCGATCGGGGAAAACGAGCTGCAGAACCAGATCGAGCTCGCCCGCCGCGAAGAGCAGCTGGTCACCCAGCGCGGCGCGAACGCCCGCCGCCAGGCCGAAGAAGCCGCCGCGGCGAGCCGGATCGAGACCGAAGCGCAGGCGTCGCGCAGGGAGCGTCTGACGCTCGTGGAAGCCGACGGCAAGCGAGCGCTCGGCGAGGCGGAGGCGGCCGGTGAAGCCGCGCGGCTGGCGGCGTACCGCGACCTGCCCGAGGGCGTGCTCACCGGGCTGGCGCTGAAGGAGCTCGCCGGGAACCTGCCCAAGATCGACAGCCTGGTCCTGACACCGGATCTGCTCACGCCGCTGCTGACGAAGCTGGGCGTGCGGTCGTGA